One genomic region from Balneola sp. encodes:
- a CDS encoding alpha-amlyase: MVNRTLKFIVVVLALWATGCSSYIEAPKESQIIGLASPVSLEYGETNIITADYFISPKLIDSVSVPVGLDATLSSDKEGISLTGSLSSPLGVMEVWMDGFRYDILLKKSNKQEVTITFDPEGKTYSSVQLKGEMNNWNPAAAPLAKEGEVWTTTMLVNEGVYQYILVLDGKETPDPANPNTVSNGMGGTNSILEVGNVDANKPFLETMDHSDPMVYLTTDATENTIVFWENYQLDTEFKDNVLRFEIPANAKDFDRSHLRAWTFKDGQLSNDVLIPLANGKVITDTEELTRQDNHNWNMYFVLIDRFKDGNPVNTEKVNDPNIHPKANYYGGDFAGITQTIESGYFDDIGVNTLWLSPITQNPEGAYGLWDKGGVTTTFSGYHGYWPVSSSKVDYRFGTEDEFRELLDVAHQNGMNVILDYVANHVHELHPVYQKNKDWATNLYLPDGRMNTELWDEQRLTTWFDTFMPSLDFSRPEVIETMTDSALYWVKEFELDGFRHDATKHIQLEFWRTLTRKIKDSVTVPTGKQIFQIGETYGSRELIASYINSGMLDAQFDFNMYDSGLNTFGQGNSFEGLETQLQESFNYYGYHNLMGYISGNHDKSRFITLTSGEVSWSEDGKLAGWTREIEDPQAFAYDRLSMFHAFNQTIPGIPVTYQGDEYGQPGANDPDNRRWMEFDEGELNALELKNRSIYTKLTGLRNSEMALTYGDFQFHTTTENTLAYSRAYFGNQVIVVFNKSDQPEDVEVILREGFDYNQLSEQFGHDFTIEQGVLIVTLPSNSFEILTL, from the coding sequence GTGGTTAACAGAACGCTCAAGTTTATTGTTGTAGTCCTGGCCTTATGGGCAACGGGATGTTCGTCTTACATTGAAGCGCCTAAAGAATCTCAGATTATCGGTCTTGCTTCTCCAGTTAGTCTGGAATATGGAGAAACCAACATCATCACGGCAGATTACTTTATTTCGCCAAAACTTATTGATTCCGTTTCAGTACCTGTGGGACTAGACGCCACGCTCTCATCAGATAAAGAGGGAATATCTTTAACAGGCTCACTTTCAAGTCCACTGGGTGTGATGGAAGTTTGGATGGATGGTTTTAGGTATGATATACTTCTAAAAAAATCTAATAAGCAGGAAGTGACCATTACCTTTGATCCTGAAGGAAAAACGTATTCTTCTGTTCAGCTGAAAGGAGAGATGAACAACTGGAATCCGGCTGCTGCACCACTTGCAAAAGAAGGTGAAGTATGGACCACCACTATGTTGGTTAACGAAGGAGTGTATCAGTATATCTTGGTGCTGGATGGGAAAGAAACTCCAGATCCCGCTAACCCAAATACGGTTTCAAACGGGATGGGAGGCACTAATTCTATACTTGAGGTGGGAAATGTTGATGCCAATAAACCCTTCCTTGAAACTATGGATCACTCAGATCCCATGGTTTACCTCACTACAGACGCTACTGAAAACACCATTGTGTTTTGGGAGAATTATCAGCTTGATACCGAGTTTAAAGACAATGTCCTGAGATTTGAAATTCCTGCAAACGCTAAAGATTTTGATCGCTCCCATTTAAGGGCATGGACATTTAAAGATGGGCAACTTTCTAACGATGTGCTTATTCCTTTAGCTAATGGAAAAGTGATTACAGATACGGAAGAGCTTACTCGACAAGACAATCACAACTGGAATATGTATTTCGTTTTGATTGACAGATTTAAAGATGGAAATCCGGTAAATACAGAGAAAGTAAACGACCCTAACATTCACCCCAAAGCCAATTATTACGGCGGAGACTTTGCGGGTATAACTCAAACTATCGAAAGCGGATATTTTGATGATATAGGTGTGAATACTCTGTGGCTTTCACCTATCACTCAGAATCCTGAAGGTGCATATGGCCTCTGGGATAAAGGCGGTGTGACCACCACTTTCTCAGGCTATCACGGTTATTGGCCTGTTTCTTCATCGAAAGTAGATTATCGTTTTGGTACAGAAGATGAATTTAGAGAGCTTTTGGATGTAGCTCATCAAAACGGGATGAATGTTATTTTAGATTACGTAGCCAATCATGTGCATGAACTCCATCCGGTGTATCAAAAAAACAAAGATTGGGCTACCAACTTGTATTTACCAGATGGCAGAATGAATACCGAGCTTTGGGATGAACAGCGGCTCACCACTTGGTTTGATACCTTCATGCCTTCGCTGGATTTCTCTCGCCCTGAAGTAATCGAAACAATGACAGACTCTGCATTATATTGGGTCAAAGAGTTTGAACTTGATGGTTTTCGGCATGATGCGACCAAGCACATTCAGCTTGAGTTTTGGAGAACGCTAACGCGAAAGATTAAGGACTCGGTAACGGTCCCAACAGGTAAACAAATTTTTCAAATCGGAGAAACCTATGGAAGCCGGGAGCTGATTGCCAGTTACATTAACTCCGGGATGTTGGACGCGCAATTTGATTTCAATATGTACGACTCAGGCTTGAATACTTTTGGTCAAGGAAATTCATTCGAAGGACTTGAAACTCAGCTTCAGGAAAGTTTTAACTATTACGGTTATCACAATTTGATGGGCTACATTTCGGGAAATCACGATAAATCACGTTTTATCACACTAACCAGTGGGGAAGTAAGTTGGAGTGAAGACGGAAAACTGGCAGGGTGGACTCGAGAAATTGAAGACCCTCAGGCTTTTGCTTACGACCGCCTCAGCATGTTTCATGCTTTTAATCAAACCATTCCAGGTATCCCTGTGACTTATCAGGGAGATGAATATGGGCAGCCCGGAGCCAATGATCCCGATAACCGCAGATGGATGGAGTTTGATGAAGGTGAGCTGAATGCGCTCGAACTTAAAAATCGAAGTATTTACACCAAGCTCACCGGGCTCAGAAATTCCGAAATGGCATTAACCTACGGGGACTTTCAATTTCACACTACAACCGAAAATACACTGGCTTACTCAAGAGCTTATTTCGGGAATCAAGTGATCGTGGTTTTCAATAAATCAGATCAACCTGAAGATGTAGAAGTTATTCTGCGGGAAGGCTTTGACTATAATCAGTTATCAGAACAATTTGGTCATGATTTCACTATTGAACAGGGAGTCTTAATAGTGACCTTGCCATCCAACAGCTTTGAAATACTAACACTTTAA
- a CDS encoding alpha-amylase: MKFYSRSLLILTLTAGLFFSACNQPEKKAQSVEGIQHVEWSQNANIYEVNIRQYSEEGTFNAFREDLPRLEAMGVKILWLMPIHPIGEENRKGPLGSYYSVQDYKAVNPNFGTEEDFRALVDEAHALGMKVIIDWVANHTAWDSPWTENPEWYELNEEGNFMPPRGTDWTDVIQLNFENQEMRAAMVDAMEYWVRDFDIDGYRCDVAGMVPLDFWKDARASLDEIKPVFMLAEDEGPQMHEAFDMTYAWTYAHLIREIAAGNEGFEALDSLMEVEATKFPESAYRMYFTSNHDENSWNGTDPGMYGENFENFAVLSATIDGMPLIYNGQESVLDKQLEFFEKDEIEWKEYELTQFYTMLLQLNEENEALWNGQYGGDLSIYNSPEETFAYRRDKGDDWVFVYLNNGDESINVPLDEYDIPADASGYQIYSDQLPPEATNYYEVLPNSWLLIANE; the protein is encoded by the coding sequence ATGAAATTCTATTCACGATCTTTATTAATACTAACACTTACAGCCGGATTGTTTTTCTCGGCCTGTAATCAGCCGGAGAAAAAGGCGCAAAGTGTAGAGGGTATTCAGCATGTAGAATGGAGTCAAAATGCGAATATCTATGAAGTGAATATTCGCCAATATTCTGAGGAAGGTACTTTCAATGCTTTCCGTGAAGATCTACCGAGACTGGAAGCAATGGGTGTAAAAATTTTATGGCTGATGCCCATTCATCCCATTGGAGAGGAAAACCGAAAGGGGCCTCTTGGAAGCTATTATTCCGTGCAGGATTACAAAGCAGTAAATCCAAACTTCGGTACTGAAGAAGACTTTAGAGCCCTTGTTGATGAAGCTCATGCATTGGGAATGAAGGTCATTATAGACTGGGTAGCTAATCACACCGCTTGGGATAGTCCCTGGACTGAAAACCCTGAGTGGTATGAACTCAATGAAGAAGGGAATTTCATGCCTCCCAGAGGAACGGATTGGACGGATGTCATTCAACTCAATTTTGAAAACCAAGAAATGCGTGCTGCCATGGTTGATGCCATGGAATATTGGGTGAGAGATTTCGATATCGATGGCTATCGCTGTGATGTGGCAGGAATGGTTCCACTTGATTTCTGGAAAGATGCCCGTGCAAGTCTTGATGAAATCAAACCTGTGTTTATGCTGGCAGAAGATGAAGGCCCACAAATGCATGAAGCATTTGATATGACTTATGCGTGGACCTATGCTCACTTAATTCGTGAAATTGCTGCAGGTAACGAAGGCTTTGAGGCATTGGACAGCCTTATGGAAGTGGAAGCAACTAAATTTCCTGAAAGTGCCTATCGCATGTACTTCACAAGTAATCATGATGAAAATTCCTGGAATGGTACAGATCCGGGCATGTATGGTGAGAATTTTGAAAACTTTGCGGTACTTTCTGCAACTATCGACGGAATGCCGCTAATTTATAACGGTCAAGAGTCAGTACTGGATAAGCAGTTAGAGTTTTTCGAGAAAGACGAAATCGAGTGGAAAGAGTATGAGCTGACACAATTCTATACCATGCTTCTGCAATTGAATGAAGAAAATGAGGCGCTCTGGAATGGGCAGTACGGAGGCGACTTATCTATCTACAATTCACCGGAAGAAACCTTTGCTTACCGTCGGGATAAAGGTGACGATTGGGTGTTTGTGTATCTGAATAATGGAGATGAATCCATTAACGTACCCCTTGATGAGTATGACATCCCAGCTGATGCTTCCGGATATCAGATCTATTCAGATCAGCTTCCACCTGAAGCAACAAACTATTATGAAGTGCTGCCAAACAGCTGGCTTCTAATTGCCAACGAGTAA
- a CDS encoding MFS transporter: MSDSNLTSRPRLSFWEIWNMSFGFLGIQFGFALQNANVSRIFETLGASVDDIPILWIAAPLTGLVIQPIIGYFSDRTWTSLGRRRPYFLFGAIAASIALVIMPNSPVLWVAAGMLWIMDAAINVSMEPFRAFVGDMLPSEQRTKGFAMQSFFIGTGAVVASALPWMLTNWFGVANTAPEGIIPPSVRWSFYLGAIAFITAVAWTVFRTKEYSPEELERFEEAEKEDIVDPSVLREVPIEAGEGQKKITLGIIFAVIGIITTYLTFTFSLEKEVYVATGSLSVAGLVALIAGLFQKSGKTDNGLVVVMHDFIHMPKTMKQLAVVQFFSWFALFAMWIYTTSGVTAHVYGTSDTTSILYNEGADWVGVMFGVYNGVAALVAFGLAPVAKMLSRKWVHALSLILGGLGLIFIYFISDPMMLIVSMIGVGVAWASILSMPYAILAGSLPAQKMGLYMGIFNFFIVLPQLLAATILGFVTRTYFGGEAVYALVLGGIVMIIAAGTMYFVDDVDEKKAA, translated from the coding sequence ATGTCTGATTCAAACTTAACCTCCCGTCCACGCCTGAGTTTTTGGGAAATATGGAATATGAGCTTTGGCTTTTTGGGGATTCAATTTGGCTTTGCTCTTCAGAATGCAAACGTAAGCCGAATTTTTGAAACGCTGGGTGCCAGTGTAGATGATATTCCCATTTTATGGATTGCAGCTCCGCTCACTGGCTTAGTCATTCAGCCCATTATTGGATATTTCAGTGACCGTACATGGACAAGTTTAGGTCGCAGGCGCCCATATTTCTTATTTGGAGCCATTGCAGCTTCAATAGCATTGGTCATTATGCCAAACTCGCCGGTACTGTGGGTAGCAGCGGGTATGCTCTGGATTATGGATGCGGCAATTAATGTCTCTATGGAGCCCTTCAGAGCTTTCGTAGGAGATATGCTTCCATCTGAACAAAGAACGAAAGGCTTTGCGATGCAGAGTTTTTTCATCGGCACGGGAGCGGTAGTAGCTTCAGCTTTACCATGGATGTTGACGAATTGGTTTGGGGTTGCCAATACCGCACCTGAAGGGATCATACCTCCGTCCGTTAGATGGTCATTTTATCTTGGCGCCATCGCTTTTATCACTGCTGTAGCGTGGACTGTTTTCAGAACTAAAGAATATAGTCCCGAAGAACTGGAGCGTTTCGAAGAAGCTGAAAAAGAAGACATTGTTGATCCATCGGTTCTGCGTGAAGTTCCTATTGAAGCAGGGGAAGGACAGAAGAAGATTACGCTTGGAATCATATTCGCAGTTATTGGAATCATTACCACTTATTTGACCTTCACTTTTTCTCTCGAGAAAGAAGTTTATGTAGCAACCGGTAGTTTGTCGGTAGCAGGATTAGTGGCTTTGATTGCCGGACTTTTCCAAAAAAGCGGAAAAACAGATAATGGCTTAGTGGTTGTAATGCATGACTTCATTCACATGCCCAAAACCATGAAGCAACTGGCTGTAGTGCAATTCTTTTCCTGGTTTGCCTTATTTGCAATGTGGATTTACACGACTTCCGGTGTGACCGCTCATGTATATGGAACCAGTGACACCACCTCAATACTTTATAACGAAGGTGCTGATTGGGTAGGGGTGATGTTCGGAGTGTATAATGGAGTAGCGGCCTTAGTTGCATTTGGGCTTGCTCCGGTGGCTAAAATGCTCAGCCGTAAGTGGGTTCATGCTTTATCACTAATCTTAGGAGGATTGGGACTTATCTTCATTTACTTCATCAGCGATCCTATGATGCTAATCGTTTCTATGATTGGAGTTGGAGTAGCTTGGGCTTCCATTCTTTCGATGCCGTATGCCATTCTTGCTGGTTCATTGCCTGCTCAGAAGATGGGACTATATATGGGGATATTTAATTTCTTCATAGTATTGCCTCAGCTGCTTGCTGCAACCATTCTTGGCTTTGTAACCCGTACCTATTTTGGAGGCGAAGCTGTTTATGCTTTGGTTTTAGGAGGAATTGTGATGATTATCGCAGCTGGAACCATGTATTTTGTGGATGATGTAGACGAAAAGAAAGCGGCTTAG